A stretch of DNA from Dehalobacterium formicoaceticum:
AAAGAGATTGGTGAGAAACATGGCAAGACCGTGGCCCAGACTGCACTTCGTTTCTTGATTCAGAAGGGCGTTGTGGTTATTCCCAAATCCACTCGCAAAGAGCGGATGGTGGAGAACTTCAATGTTTTTGACTTCATACTATCAGATGAAGATATGGCAGGGATTGAGAAACTTGATACTGGAGAAAGTTGCTTCTTCTCTCATTACGATCCGGAGACAGTTGAGTTTTTAGCTGGATTGGGTAAAAAATAGGAGAATCCAAGAAAAAAGAAAAGACGCTTTACATGACCCCAGTGGTTTCTGTAAAGAGTCCGTAATTCATCCTTTTATTCAATTTTTATTAAGTATAAATAAAATAGACAGCCGACCTTGGGATATCCAGGGCGGCTTTTTTATGTTTACCATCCTTTTTTCTTAAATATGCTAGTTTTTTTTGGAGTTTCTATAATTTTCATACCAATTTAAGCATATATATTTAATGGTGTAATTAATTAAGAATGGTTTGATAACATTGATAACTTTGATAGGATTGTTTTTAAGATGATAAAAGTAATTGGTATTGGAAACAGGCTGATGATGGATGATGGGATTGCTATCGCGGTACTAGAAAACATAAGAAATAAACTGGCATCAATAGGGGAATCAGTAGGAATTGAAGTCATAATTGCAGAAACCGATTTTCAGTTTTGCTTTCATCAATTAAGAGCAGATGACTTTGTTATTGTCGTGGATGCTTCATATTTAGGGGGAGGGGCGGGAAATGTTCATTCATGTGAGTTGCAAAAAGCAATCACTGCCTATGGACAGACCAACTCTCAGCATGATATGAGCGTCTTTGATTTGATGAGATTGTACTCTAAGCCTGTGAAAGGCTGCTTTATTGGCATTGAAATAGCAGAAGCCGGATTTGGCTGTGAGCTAAGTGATGCACTAAAGGACAAATTCAATGATATTTGTCTTGATGTTGAACGTATTATTTTTGAAATTGTCAAGGAAATGGAGGGAGGTTAAAATGCACGATACTTTTTTAAATGAGAGAATATTTGAGACACTGCTGAAGCTTTGCCGGGAAAACAAGATCTTAAAACTAAATAAAGTACATATTGCTGTGCATACCGATAGTCATATCAGTGAAAACAGCCTGCGTGAACATTTTTGTGAGGGAAATAGTGAGGGTAGTGATCTGCTGGGTGCATGGACAGAAATTATTATTGAAAAGCAGGATGTGGGCAAACTCAATGCCGTTATTAAGAGCATTGAAGGTGAGTCGACCGATGTATGAACCGAAGAATGAACCAATGAATGAACCGATGTATGATTTGGCAAGTTACACTGTTTATATCACCGGTATTGTTCAGGGAGTGGGCATGAGACCATATATTTTTAAAACAGCAGAACATTTGGGCCTGAGAGGATGGGTAAGCAATCAGGGCTCAGGGGTAGTGATGGAGATTGCCGGTCGCAGAATAAGCATTCGGGAATTCCTTAAGGCCTTGTCGGAGAACCCTCCTGCCGGTGCAAAAATTAACAGGATCAAAATTAAACCCCAATGTTATGGGGAATATCCTAATTTCTCAATTATCACCAGTTCTTCAGATTCTTCAGACAATCAACTTCCAGGATTTATCCCTCCTGATACGGCAATTTGTGATCAATGTATCAA
This window harbors:
- a CDS encoding hydrogenase maturation protease — its product is MIKVIGIGNRLMMDDGIAIAVLENIRNKLASIGESVGIEVIIAETDFQFCFHQLRADDFVIVVDASYLGGGAGNVHSCELQKAITAYGQTNSQHDMSVFDLMRLYSKPVKGCFIGIEIAEAGFGCELSDALKDKFNDICLDVERIIFEIVKEMEGG